From a single Okeanomitos corallinicola TIOX110 genomic region:
- a CDS encoding tetratricopeptide repeat protein — MYKQTSFLVAILLLGSVVTATPAIAQSSEILVAQARNPRLKELLEQGRRLVDAGDYNGAIAVYQEAGKLDPRNAKIHSGIGYLYAQQGNFQSALTSYRRAIAIDGNNSDFYYAVGYIKGNLSDTNGAKEAYRRAIQLNRGNFNAYLGLGVTQTALGDYESAMWAYEEAIKLNRNNPRIYELMGSMFKKRRQTQQASNVLRKALSLYRSGNDSEGANRVEDMLREIGG, encoded by the coding sequence TTGTACAAACAAACATCATTTTTAGTGGCTATCCTGTTATTAGGAAGTGTAGTTACTGCAACTCCAGCGATTGCTCAAAGTTCGGAAATATTGGTTGCACAAGCCAGAAACCCTCGACTGAAGGAACTTTTGGAACAAGGAAGAAGGTTAGTGGATGCAGGAGATTATAATGGGGCGATCGCAGTTTATCAAGAAGCAGGAAAATTAGATCCCAGAAATGCCAAGATTCATTCTGGTATTGGTTACTTATATGCCCAACAAGGCAATTTTCAATCAGCTTTAACTTCTTACCGTCGAGCGATCGCCATTGATGGCAACAATAGCGATTTTTACTACGCTGTTGGTTATATCAAAGGTAATTTGTCAGATACAAACGGAGCAAAAGAAGCTTATCGTCGTGCTATCCAACTCAACCGTGGTAATTTTAATGCTTATTTAGGTTTGGGTGTCACACAAACTGCATTAGGTGATTATGAATCAGCAATGTGGGCTTATGAAGAAGCAATTAAACTAAATAGGAATAACCCCAGAATTTATGAATTAATGGGTTCAATGTTCAAAAAAAGAAGACAAACTCAACAAGCTAGTAATGTTTTAAGAAAAGCTTTGAGTTTATATCGCAGTGGTAATGACTCTGAAGGTGCAAATAGAGTAGAAGATATGCTCAGAGAAATCGGAGGTTAA
- a CDS encoding type II toxin-antitoxin system PemK/MazF family toxin — MPESNLTYKRGEIRWINLDPTVGAEAQKIRACLIVKNDIMNQYGLLTIVMPFRPGSKQAPYIVNVKATVSNGLDKDHFIDVAQIRAVDYRRVLGLVGILEADYWEEIRTALDVVLDFGV, encoded by the coding sequence ATGCCAGAGAGTAATTTAACTTATAAACGGGGTGAAATTCGCTGGATAAATCTTGATCCAACTGTGGGAGCAGAAGCACAAAAAATCCGTGCTTGTTTAATAGTTAAAAACGATATTATGAATCAATATGGATTATTAACTATTGTGATGCCATTTCGACCAGGAAGTAAACAAGCTCCCTATATTGTCAATGTCAAAGCAACAGTAAGCAATGGATTAGATAAGGATCATTTTATTGATGTTGCTCAAATTCGTGCTGTAGATTATCGTCGTGTTTTGGGGTTGGTGGGGATTTTAGAAGCTGATTATTGGGAAGAAATTCGGACTGCTTTGGATGTGGTTTTGGATTTTGGGGTTTAA
- a CDS encoding YbjQ family protein, whose product MLLSTTDVIQGAIIDSYLGIVTAEVVYGSNFLRDFLAGIRDIVGGRTGSYERLFEQGQKKALEELEKRAQQLGADAVIGIEIDTGTINVDQSGVLLLITATGTAVRIR is encoded by the coding sequence ATGCTTTTAAGTACCACAGATGTAATTCAAGGTGCTATCATTGATTCCTATTTAGGTATTGTCACGGCAGAAGTTGTTTATGGGAGTAACTTTTTAAGAGACTTTTTAGCCGGCATCCGTGATATTGTTGGTGGGCGTACTGGTAGTTATGAACGTTTATTTGAGCAAGGACAAAAAAAGGCACTAGAAGAACTAGAAAAAAGAGCGCAACAATTAGGAGCGGATGCAGTAATTGGAATTGAAATTGATACAGGCACAATTAATGTTGATCAATCGGGAGTTTTATTACTAATAACTGCTACAGGTACAGCCGTCAGGATTCGTTAG
- the sufR gene encoding iron-sulfur cluster biosynthesis transcriptional regulator SufR, translated as MATTQQSSTKQDILEYLLKHTQATALELAEILEVSPQAIRRHLKDLEADNLVIYSIPENSGMGRPQHIYHLSPKGREYLQKSVASLNGGYGEFAVSLLDTLAATVGREQVKTILQKQWERKALEYRERVGKGSLKERVAALVELRKAEGFMAEFHPVESDVNGGEKFIFMEHTCAISDVAESFPSVCGNELEMFAAILPDCSVERTHWLIHGEHRCGYLVQKR; from the coding sequence ATGGCCACTACCCAGCAGTCCTCCACTAAGCAGGATATTTTAGAGTATCTTTTGAAACATACGCAAGCGACGGCTCTGGAACTTGCGGAAATACTAGAAGTCAGTCCCCAAGCGATTCGTCGCCATTTAAAGGATTTAGAAGCTGATAATTTAGTGATATATTCTATACCTGAAAATTCTGGTATGGGCAGACCCCAACATATTTATCATTTAAGTCCGAAGGGTAGGGAATATTTACAAAAAAGTGTCGCCAGTTTAAATGGTGGTTATGGAGAGTTTGCGGTTTCGCTGTTAGACACTTTAGCGGCAACTGTTGGACGTGAGCAAGTTAAAACGATTTTACAAAAGCAATGGGAACGCAAAGCGCTGGAATATCGAGAAAGGGTGGGTAAAGGTTCTTTAAAGGAAAGGGTTGCAGCTTTGGTAGAGTTGCGAAAAGCGGAAGGTTTTATGGCTGAGTTTCACCCTGTTGAGTCTGATGTTAATGGTGGTGAAAAGTTTATTTTTATGGAACACACTTGCGCTATTTCTGATGTTGCGGAGTCATTTCCTAGTGTGTGTGGAAATGAGTTAGAAATGTTTGCAGCGATTTTACCTGATTGTAGCGTGGAAAGGACGCATTGGTTGATTCATGGTGAGCATCGTTGCGGGTATTTGGTGCAAAAAAGGTAG
- a CDS encoding CopG family transcriptional regulator — MIKVTITLEEDILRFIDQQAKGNRSAYINALLAEQRRKILEAEIIAALQEDAKDLEYQNEIYTWDNVAGDGINARE; from the coding sequence ATGATAAAAGTCACAATTACTTTAGAAGAAGACATTCTCAGATTTATTGATCAACAAGCAAAAGGTAATCGTAGTGCTTATATTAATGCACTATTAGCAGAACAAAGACGCAAGATTTTAGAAGCAGAAATAATTGCTGCACTCCAAGAAGATGCCAAAGATTTAGAATATCAAAATGAGATTTATACTTGGGATAATGTAGCTGGAGATGGTATTAATGCCAGAGAGTAA
- a CDS encoding YbhB/YbcL family Raf kinase inhibitor-like protein: protein MKLTSSAFVNHGVIPLKYTCDSANISPPLNWEEIPPETQSLVLICDDPDAPGNTFVHWVVYDIPPTVKQLPEEIPVSKTIPSGGLQGKNDFGKLGYGGPCPPGGTHRYFFHLYALAKKLNLEAGATKNKIETVMKGHVLATAELMGKYQRQG, encoded by the coding sequence ATGAAATTAACTAGCTCTGCTTTTGTAAATCATGGTGTAATTCCTCTAAAATATACTTGTGATAGTGCAAATATATCGCCACCTTTAAACTGGGAAGAAATTCCTCCAGAAACCCAAAGTTTAGTATTAATTTGTGATGACCCAGATGCACCAGGAAACACTTTTGTCCATTGGGTTGTTTATGATATTCCTCCTACCGTTAAACAATTACCAGAAGAAATTCCTGTGAGTAAAACTATTCCTAGTGGTGGTTTACAGGGGAAAAATGATTTTGGGAAGTTGGGTTATGGTGGTCCTTGTCCTCCAGGTGGTACGCACCGTTATTTTTTCCATCTTTATGCTTTAGCAAAAAAGCTGAATTTAGAAGCAGGTGCTACTAAAAATAAAATTGAAACTGTCATGAAAGGTCATGTTTTAGCAACAGCAGAATTAATGGGAAAATATCAACGCCAGGGTTAA
- a CDS encoding CHAT domain-containing protein has protein sequence MVKESIDFLSEVLETTLQSFSDKNIVYPLLTANVDKLDLNFAELLRCYAQNYFSKEPLSKSQALAPAIADFGTLIGQFPQGNRANNLEIAIAAFEVIEVIFKRENFPKYWAISKLNLGNAYLAKIYDDTSENLENARLAYENALTIYSVQEFPIEWAETQTNLVVLYSKMSRVIKKRTYLYKKLEILNSNCKSALTIFKQNNLLDKWAILRDTMASAYCDVPNEYGERNWELAINIYHEILEVINKKTLPEQWANTQMNLGIAYNKRSQGYKEDNLKLAVKAFENSLNFYTFENYPFEYSILQNNLGNVFRDQGLVKRAINCYRSVLEINTPKVYPIDAKMAARNLGNTAFKSRLWTEAIEGYSIAIEAVETSRSWIKSESRRQEILADSIDIYQNIVQACINNQQIDKAFEYSERSRSQRLVELMASSHLSQGENVPPKVQELLQKYEELQKQIDIERQNYQSENNRSETRAIWQVSNEQIVSLETAKQEIWEQLRKEDPILAGEIQVKPLSLSEVQQLIDHPKTAILSFYTTNSDTHIFIITQNSIYLHTCIGEGLERLQNWIAQNWLSNYINYPEKWENDMEHFIHELAERLQLSKIINQYLQDIEELIIEPHLLLHQIPFAALPTGEYQEYLVDRFLIRYTPSCQILDFCHQNHNKKSLNLDIQYLQYGTVEDATDDLSCAKWEGEQIAKMYNISVHNRLIGSSQATVKNFRKLAEQVQIIHCCHHAESCLYNPLESQLKLGDGSITLGQLMSPGWRLPHLVDVFLSCCETNLDNPDITDNLLTLSTGFLCAGAISVISSLWKVDDLATALFSIFYYQQRKEGKNRPAALKAAQIKLRELSKADLETISKQIESKEKELIEDRKKYTRNSDEYSQWEHQYNIHAKINRLLKHKIQTSDSELPFAHPRYWSAFIAQGLQ, from the coding sequence ATGGTAAAAGAATCTATAGACTTTTTATCGGAAGTGTTAGAAACAACTTTGCAAAGTTTTAGTGATAAAAATATTGTTTATCCTTTACTGACTGCTAATGTTGACAAACTAGATTTGAATTTTGCTGAATTATTACGCTGTTACGCTCAGAATTACTTTAGTAAAGAACCTTTGAGTAAATCACAAGCATTAGCACCAGCTATCGCTGATTTTGGTACACTAATTGGACAGTTTCCTCAAGGAAATAGAGCCAATAACTTAGAAATTGCTATTGCTGCTTTTGAGGTTATTGAAGTCATCTTTAAGCGTGAAAATTTTCCAAAATATTGGGCTATATCTAAACTTAATTTGGGTAATGCTTATCTAGCTAAAATATATGATGATACTTCAGAGAATTTGGAAAATGCAAGATTAGCTTATGAGAATGCTTTAACAATTTACTCTGTTCAAGAGTTTCCTATAGAGTGGGCAGAAACTCAAACAAATTTAGTAGTTTTATATTCTAAAATGAGTAGAGTTATAAAAAAAAGGACATATCTTTATAAAAAATTAGAAATATTAAATTCAAATTGTAAAAGTGCTTTAACTATTTTTAAGCAAAATAATTTATTGGATAAATGGGCAATTCTAAGAGATACTATGGCATCTGCTTACTGTGATGTTCCGAATGAGTATGGTGAAAGAAATTGGGAATTAGCAATAAATATTTATCATGAAATATTAGAAGTCATAAACAAAAAAACTCTTCCTGAACAATGGGCAAATACTCAAATGAATTTGGGTATTGCATATAATAAAAGAAGTCAGGGATATAAAGAAGACAATTTAAAATTGGCAGTCAAAGCATTTGAAAATTCTTTAAATTTTTATACTTTTGAAAATTACCCATTTGAATATTCCATACTTCAAAATAACTTAGGTAATGTTTTTCGTGATCAAGGTTTAGTAAAAAGAGCAATAAATTGTTACAGATCAGTATTAGAAATTAATACACCTAAAGTTTATCCTATTGACGCAAAAATGGCTGCTCGTAACCTTGGAAATACTGCTTTTAAATCAAGACTATGGACAGAAGCAATAGAAGGTTATAGTATTGCAATTGAAGCAGTAGAAACTAGCCGCAGTTGGATCAAATCAGAATCACGTCGTCAAGAAATTTTAGCCGACTCAATAGACATTTACCAAAACATTGTACAAGCCTGTATCAATAACCAACAAATAGATAAAGCCTTTGAATATTCTGAACGCTCCCGTTCTCAACGTCTGGTAGAATTAATGGCGAGTTCTCACTTATCCCAAGGTGAAAATGTACCACCAAAAGTCCAAGAATTATTACAAAAATACGAAGAATTACAAAAACAAATTGATATAGAACGCCAAAATTATCAATCAGAAAATAATCGCAGTGAAACCCGTGCTATTTGGCAAGTATCTAACGAACAAATAGTATCATTAGAAACTGCCAAACAAGAAATTTGGGAACAACTCAGAAAAGAAGATCCCATTTTAGCAGGTGAAATTCAAGTTAAACCTCTGAGTTTATCAGAAGTTCAGCAATTAATTGATCATCCTAAAACTGCTATTCTCAGTTTCTACACTACCAACTCTGACACCCATATTTTTATCATTACCCAAAATTCAATTTATCTCCATACCTGTATAGGAGAGGGTTTAGAAAGATTACAAAACTGGATTGCACAAAATTGGTTATCAAACTATATCAATTATCCTGAAAAATGGGAAAATGATATGGAACATTTTATCCATGAACTTGCTGAGAGATTACAATTATCAAAAATCATCAATCAATATCTTCAAGACATAGAAGAATTAATTATAGAACCTCATTTGTTATTACATCAAATACCTTTTGCTGCTTTACCTACAGGAGAATATCAAGAATATTTAGTAGATAGATTTTTAATTCGTTATACTCCCAGTTGTCAAATTTTAGATTTTTGTCATCAAAACCACAACAAGAAAAGCTTAAATTTAGATATTCAATACTTACAATATGGTACTGTAGAAGATGCAACAGACGATCTGTCTTGTGCTAAATGGGAAGGTGAACAAATCGCCAAAATGTATAATATTTCAGTACATAACAGATTAATAGGTAGTAGTCAAGCTACTGTTAAAAATTTCCGAAAATTAGCTGAACAGGTGCAAATTATCCACTGTTGTCACCATGCTGAATCTTGTTTATATAATCCTTTAGAATCTCAGTTAAAATTAGGTGATGGTAGTATTACTTTAGGTCAATTAATGTCTCCGGGTTGGCGTTTACCTCATCTTGTAGATGTGTTTCTTTCTTGTTGCGAAACCAATTTAGATAACCCAGATATAACTGATAATTTACTAACACTTTCTACTGGTTTTTTATGTGCTGGTGCGATAAGTGTAATTAGTTCTTTATGGAAGGTTGATGATTTAGCAACTGCGCTATTTTCTATATTTTACTATCAACAAAGAAAAGAAGGTAAAAATCGTCCAGCAGCACTAAAAGCAGCACAAATTAAACTGCGGGAATTAAGCAAAGCAGATTTAGAAACAATATCCAAGCAAATAGAATCAAAGGAGAAAGAACTGATAGAAGATAGAAAAAAATATACTCGTAATTCAGATGAATATTCACAATGGGAACATCAATATAATATTCATGCCAAAATCAATAGATTGCTAAAACATAAAATCCAAACTTCTGATTCAGAATTACCCTTTGCACATCCCCGCTATTGGTCTGCGTTTATTGCTCAAGGATTACAATAA